From Solanum lycopersicum chromosome 8, SLM_r2.1, the proteins below share one genomic window:
- the LOC101262134 gene encoding uncharacterized protein, which translates to MVNNNSTNKRVEASEGGQLQNNLVLRLERKISQLEEEVAHMRDLAKVQHVEGNKKLGGLSYEDLCMHPDVELPEGYKLPKFEMFNGIGDSKSHLRMCCDKLVGVGRHERILMKLFMRNLTGEALPWYIEQDSRKWIKWVDMATDFMNRFGFNIENAPDWFFIQYLKKKPSESFREYAIRWRSEAARARPPMEESQMKNYFIRAQEPQYYDRMMLVAEKSFAEIIKLGERIEEGIKNGTIINFEALQATNKALQSGGMIERKRKQVL; encoded by the exons ATGGTTAACAACAACAGCACCAATAAAAGGGTAGAAGCTTCTGAGGGAGGACAACTTCAAAATAATCTTGTCCTAAGACTTGAGCGCAAGATTTCACAATTGGAAGAAGAGGTAGCCCACATGCGTGATTTGGCCAA GGTACAACATGTTGAAGGAAATAAGAAGTTAGGAGGATTGAGCTATGAGGATCTGTGCATGCACCCTGATGTAGAACTGCCCGAAGGATACAAGCTTCCAAAATTTGAGATGTTCAATGGCATTGGGGATTCCAAATCCCACCTACGAATGTGTTGTGACAAACTTGTAGGGGTGGGAAGACATGAGAGGATACTCATGAAGTTGTTTATGAGGAATCTTACTGGGGAGGCCCTACCATGGTACATTGAGCAAGACTCGCGGAAATGGATAAAATGGGTTGATATGGCAACTGATTTCATGAATAGGTTTGgttttaatattgaaaatgcACCTGATTGGTTTTTCATTCAATATTTGAAGAAGAAACCGAGTGAATCCTTCAGAGAATATGCCATAAGATGGAGGTCTGAAGCAGCTAGGGCCAGACCCCCTATGGAGGAATCTCAGATGAAAAACTATTTCATCCGTGCCCAAGAACCACAATACTATGACCGAATGATGCTGGTGGCTGAAAAGAGTTTCGCTGAAATCATCAAACTAGgtgaaagaattgaagaaggCATAAAGAATGGGACTATCATCAACTTTGAAGCTTTACAAGCAACCAACAAGGCTCTGCAATCTGGTGGAAtgatagaaagaaaaagaaaacaggtTCTGTAA